The Chitinivorax sp. B DNA segment CCGTCAGCAATCCAAGGCGTTCATCAATGAATGCATCCTTGGTCTTGGTGATGGCTTTGATCTGATTCAGTACCTGTTTCGGGTCGGCCCCGCGCAGATAAAAGCTGCGGATGATCAGATCCTGATACTCCTTCTGCTTTTGTGGTTGCTTTGGGTAGATGATGAACGTGGAATCATTCAGTACCTTCTTGTCCAACTGATTGGTAGTCAGCAGGACATTCAAGGCGTCTTCCAGTGGGGTATTGCGGGCGAAGATGGTGGCACGCTGGTCGCCCCGTACGTCACGATCGAAGATGAAACTGAGATTGGCCTGGCGTGAGATCAATTCAATGATCGATTGTAACGGCGCATTACGGAATTCAAGCGTAATCGGTTTACGCATTGCCGGGTTGAGTTGTTGGGCATTGACCTCGGCCTGGTACTTGCTCATCTCCAGTTTATTGAGTGCCAGCTTAGCCTTTTGATTGGATGGATTCTCCGACACGATCAGCTTCAGTAATCGTTGTGCTCGGTCGGTCTCGCCGTTGCGTTGGGCTTGTTCAACTTCCTGCATCAGGCCGGTATGCCAGCGATCGCGTTCGATCAGTTCCAGGGCGCGGCGGGTACGAATGTGCTCGGGATGCAGCGCTAGAATCCTACGGAAGGTCTTGAGGGCGCTATCCAGTTCGCCTGCCTGCCGCTGGGATTCACCTTGAACGAATAACTGGCTGGTTTCACGTTCCAATGCCGCATTCAAGGTCATCTTGTAGCCAACATTGTCCGGGTTGGCTTCGACGGTATGGCGCATGCGGTTGATGCCTTCATTGACTTTGCCAGCAGCAATGTCGTTACGGGCCTGGTACATACTCCAGTCACTGGCACAGCCGGTACTGATAAGGCAAAGCAGCAGGACTGCTTTGGGGTGAGACGTCACGACGGATTACTCCCGAGCGGTAAGGTTTGTTGCTGTTTAAGCGGTAAATAGGTGAAGGTCAACCCTTGTGCATTCATTGCATCCAGCCGATAGGTCTGTTGAATGGTCTCACCTGGTTTGACCGTCAATGGCTCACCATTGTGTTCCAAGTAGACCGATACGACGTTGCCATCCCGAAATTGGCCCAAATAGACAAATGGCAGTGCAGGTGCTTGCGGTGGCGGTGGGGTGGTATCGACTAGTGGTGGGGTGACAATAGGCGACGCGATAACGGGGGTGGAAGCCGTTGGAGTAGATTCAAATATGTCCGCCAGTGGCGCTGGGGTTGCTGGACGGGAAGGCAGCCCTGCTTGACCACGGGCCACGACTGGTGAGTTGGCTGCCTTGCCTATCGTGGGCTGTACCGTGGGGCGCGTTGAGTGCGAAGTCGCCAGCAACACTTCGTCATCGGCTGGGGTTTGTAGTAGGCTGAAGACGCTGGCCAGCAGCGTCAGGGCCAACAGAATGATCAGTAGACGGGAGCGCGTCATGCAGCCCCCTGTAAGAAGAAGCTCAAGCGCAGGGTGGCATCTACGGTCGGCTGAGTGATGCTGGCCCGCTCTAAGGCCACACCATCAATGGCGACATGCGGAATACCACTGATTAGCTGTTGCATGAATTGTCGTACATTCAAGTAGCTGCCTTTGACGGTCAGCGTCAACTGATATCGCTGTACCGGTAAGCCGTTGACTGGGCTGAGTTGATATTGAGTCTTGCCCAGGGTGACCTTGGTCGTGGCGGCGACATCTGCCATGGCATCCAGCCAGTCTGGCAGGGTGTCGATGGGCGGTAAGGCCGCAGCCAAGACTCGGCCCTGTATGGCTGGATTGGTGGCCTGCAATTTTTTTGGTTGCTGCTGCCCTAGTTTCAGATCACGTTCCAGTTGCTGTAATGCAGCTTGCTGGGTGGGTTGCCAGAGCACAAAATAAGCGCTACCCAAGATGATTCCTGCCAGGCCGATCAAGCCGGGCAGGCCCAGCTGTCGAACATAACGTTGGGTGAGCCAGATCAGTGGACTTAACGTGCTTGCCATGTTGCCGAAAGCTCAAATTGAATGTCGTGGGCGCCGGCCACCTGTGATGCGGCGGGATCGCTCACATTGGTCGATGAATCGGTCACCCGCAAATGGATTTGCTGTAGCAAGCCGGTTTGTTGCAGGCGGCGCAGGTAATTGTCGGCATCTGGCAAAGAGCGTGCCATACCGCTGATAAAGACGGTGTGGCTGGCCATGTCTGGCCGAACTGCGAGTAGATCCACACCTTTGTAACGTGCCTGTTCGATGGATTGGAACAAGGGCTCCCAATCCTGAGCCAACGTATGACGAATGGTATCGGCTGCTTGTTGTGCCTTGCTGTCTGCAGGCTTGGTGACTACCGGTCGATCTGCCAGGGTTCGCTGCTGGTGTAGTCGAACCAGTTGCTGGGTGTGTAGTTGCTTGGTCTGAGCGTTTCGATAAGTGCTGATGGTGGTGAGCACCATGAGTGCCATACCAAGACCCAGGATACCCCATACCCAAACAGGGCGACGACGAATCGGGTTGAAGTTGAAATCCAGTGTTGCCATCTTAACTACACCATGCCAGTGAAAGTGGCGCGGCAGCCTGCGCCGGTGTCAAGGCAACGTGGGCTAGTTCACCACGAAAGCCGGCCAAGTGTTGAATGCTGGCCAAGGCAGCACCTGAGAGCAGAATACGTTCTGGCATGACAGATTGCATGGCCAGTATTTGGCTGAGCATTGCCGGCAGGGTATCAACCTGATCGGGCATCCGTCGAGTTAACCATTGCTGATAGTTGCCATTCATCAGGCGCAAGCTCATCAACATGCCGGGTTCATGCTGGATCAGCAAGCTGTGCTGCTGTTGCAAGTTGTGCCGACGTGCCAATTTGGATAGGCCATTGAGCACAGGTTCGATCATGACCAGATGGTGGCCATGGGTCTGTACCTGCTGGGCCAACTGTCCAATCAGTTGGGTTGGTAGTGCACAACACACAGCGGGTTGTTGCCACCCTTGCTCGATCACACTGGTTTGCCAGTCTTGCAAGGAATGGCCGATGGCTTGGGCCAACTGGTGCTCGGCGAGCGTGGTCAGCTCATTGAATGATTCAATTCCTTCCTGCCAGGGGGTGATGCCTTGTAATGACCAATGCGCTGAAAGCTGAATGTAAAGGCAGTGAGCAGTGGTCAATGGCTGGAGTAAGGCTGGCAGGGCATCAGCAATGGTATCGCGGGTATGGCGGGTGGTGAATTCGCCATTGAAGACCGCGTGCCATGCCGCACCAACCGGATGTTTACACCCCAATGCCCACTGTGTGGGTGACAGCCATAAATAAGCCCGATTACGCCACAAAGGTAACACGATTGATTTCCTGCAAACTGGTGAGACCTTGCTTGACCATGTCCATCGCGGCCATTCGCAAAGGCTGATAGCCTTGTTGGGTTGCGGCTTCCTTCAATTGGGTGACTGGAGCGCGGCTGATGATCAGTTCACGGATCGAATCGGAGAACTGCAGCAGCTCGGCAATCGCTTTGCGGCCCTTGTAGCCGGTGCCACGGCATTCGCCACACCCCTGACCACGCATGAAGCGAAATGCCGTCAGGTCCTGTCCGTCCAGTCCGGATTCGGTGAGCAGATCGGCATCAGGTTGATGAAGCGTAGCGCAACGGGTGCATAGTACCCGTACCAACCGTTGTGCAACGATGCCGTTCAAAGCAGAGACAAAATTGTAGGCATCCACCCCCATGTGGGTAAAACGCCCCAGTACATCGAATACATTGTTGGCGTGCACGGTGGTGAAGACCAAATGGCCGGTTAGGGCCGCTTGCACGGCAATCTGTGCAGTATCGGCATCGCGGATCTCGCCGACCAGGATTTTATCTGGGTCGTGCCGCAGGATCGAACGCAGGCCACGTGAGAAGGTCAGGCCTTTCTTCTCGTTGACTGGAATCTGCAAAACACCTGGCAACTGATATTCGATCGGATCTTCAATGGTGATGATTTTGTCTTCGCCGGTATTGATTTCGCCAATGGCTGCGTACAACGTGGTACTTTTGCCTGAGCCTGTGGGCCCGGTGACCAACAGCATGCCATAGGGTTCTTTGGACAAGCGACGGATGGCATGACGCATGTCTGGGTCAAAGCCCAGGCTTTCCAGCCGCAATCCCTCCATTGAACTGGCCAATGCTTGTTTGTCGAGCACGCGAAGTACGGCATCCTCACCAAATGCACTGGGCATGATCGATACTCGGAAATCAATCTCGCGACCGCTGACGATCGCTTTGAATCGGCCATCCTGCGGTATGCGGCGTTCGGCAATGTCCAGCTCGGACATCACCTTGAGGCGGGAAATGGCCTGTTCTGCCAACTCTATTCCGGACAACTGCTTTACCTGTGTCAGTACACCATCCAACCGATACCGAATGCACAGGCCACTGGCATGTACTTCGATGTGTATATCGGATGCGCCAGCCATCAGTGCATCATAAATGGTGGAATCCACCAGTTTGACCGCTGCGCTGGATTCACCCGCAATGGAAGTCAAGGAAATGCTGGCTGCCACCTGTTGGCGGTTGTCTTCAGCGTGGCTGCCGGTATCCAGCCGATCGACCGCGCGTTCGGTACGTTCCCATTGGCGTAGCAGGGCTGTCATTTCTGCTGGCGTGATCAGATACCATGGTGCCGGCTCAGATAATTGCTGCTCTGCCCACATGATGCAAGCTGCATCGAACGGGTCGGTCAGCAACAAGGCCAATTGACCGGTGTCATCCCGAATGGCTGCACAATGGTGTGCCAGTGCATCAGCATAGGCAATCAACTCAAACGCTGGCGTGGCCTGCTGCAGGCTAGCCAGATTTTGGGTTGGAAAATGGGTGACGTTGGCTAACTGCTGTAGCGCATCCTGATCACTCAGCCCGTGCTGTGTTTTGAGCAGTTCGACCACATGGCTTTGCTGGGCATGTGCCTGTTGGCGCAGCTCAGTCAGCATGGGCAGGGAGAGCGACAGCATTTACAAGCTCCCGGCCAGATCAAAAATGGGTAGATACATCAGCACGACAATGGTCCCGACAAACATCGCAATGGCCAGTAATAACAAGGGGGGGAAGATGCGCATGATCTTGTCGGTCAGGCGCTCGATATCTTCGTCATTCAGTTGGGCAATACGCAACAGCATATCGCCTAACTGTCCACTTCGCTCACCTACACGCAGCATGCGGGTGGCGACTGGTGTGGACAGGTGTTGTTTGTCAAAGACTGTCGATAGACTCAAGCCTTCGCGCACGCCTTGTTCGGCCTGAGACAGTCGTGGTTGCAGCGAAGGGGGGAGCAACTGTGTACACAGGTTCAGAGCCTTGACCAAGGGGATACCACCCACCAGCAACATACCCAGTGAACGATACAGGCGGGTTAGCTGTACCAGATACCAAGCCCGGTTGAATGCTGGGATGGTCAACAACAGATTCAACAGCTTGGCCCGCACGCGTTGCGATGCCAATGCGCCAATGGTACCCACAATCAGCAATGTCAAGGTGCCCAGCACCCAGCCCAGGTGTTGCGAGGCAAACCCTCCCCAGGTCAACAGCCATTGGGATAGTGTGGGCAGCTTGTTGGGCATGCCTTCATATACCTGGCTGAACTTGGGTACTAGATAGATCAGTAGGAACAGCGATACCCCAACCCCCACTACAAACACGATGGCAGGGTAGATTGATGCGCCGATCAGTCTTTTACGCAGTACTTCAGCCTGTTGGCGATAACTCACATAGCGAGACAAGGCCGTCACCAATCCACTGGTCTGTTCACTGGCTTGAATGCCGGCGATGTAGATTTCCGGAAAGGCATCTGGCTGCAGAGCCATCGCTTGTGACAACGATTTGCCCTCATACAGCGCGGCGACCAGCACCTTGATGACCCGCTGGTAAACCCCGCCAGTGGATTTCTCAGATAAGCCTTCCAATGCTTCAATGACTGATAGTCCTGCATCCAGCAAGCCGGTCAGTTCTTGCGAGAACAGGACTAGATCAAATCCGTGCCGTTGCAGCGTGGGCCAGCGCAGGCTACCACCGGCTGCCTTGAGCGATACCAGCGTCGCGCCGCCTTCAGTCGCGCGTGAA contains these protein-coding regions:
- a CDS encoding type II secretion system F family protein, with translation MRHYQAKILKNGQLAVFTFDASSDDEARSRATEGGATLVSLKAAGGSLRWPTLQRHGFDLVLFSQELTGLLDAGLSVIEALEGLSEKSTGGVYQRVIKVLVAALYEGKSLSQAMALQPDAFPEIYIAGIQASEQTSGLVTALSRYVSYRQQAEVLRKRLIGASIYPAIVFVVGVGVSLFLLIYLVPKFSQVYEGMPNKLPTLSQWLLTWGGFASQHLGWVLGTLTLLIVGTIGALASQRVRAKLLNLLLTIPAFNRAWYLVQLTRLYRSLGMLLVGGIPLVKALNLCTQLLPPSLQPRLSQAEQGVREGLSLSTVFDKQHLSTPVATRMLRVGERSGQLGDMLLRIAQLNDEDIERLTDKIMRIFPPLLLLAIAMFVGTIVVLMYLPIFDLAGSL
- a CDS encoding GspE/PulE family protein, with the translated sequence MLSLSLPMLTELRQQAHAQQSHVVELLKTQHGLSDQDALQQLANVTHFPTQNLASLQQATPAFELIAYADALAHHCAAIRDDTGQLALLLTDPFDAACIMWAEQQLSEPAPWYLITPAEMTALLRQWERTERAVDRLDTGSHAEDNRQQVAASISLTSIAGESSAAVKLVDSTIYDALMAGASDIHIEVHASGLCIRYRLDGVLTQVKQLSGIELAEQAISRLKVMSELDIAERRIPQDGRFKAIVSGREIDFRVSIMPSAFGEDAVLRVLDKQALASSMEGLRLESLGFDPDMRHAIRRLSKEPYGMLLVTGPTGSGKSTTLYAAIGEINTGEDKIITIEDPIEYQLPGVLQIPVNEKKGLTFSRGLRSILRHDPDKILVGEIRDADTAQIAVQAALTGHLVFTTVHANNVFDVLGRFTHMGVDAYNFVSALNGIVAQRLVRVLCTRCATLHQPDADLLTESGLDGQDLTAFRFMRGQGCGECRGTGYKGRKAIAELLQFSDSIRELIISRAPVTQLKEAATQQGYQPLRMAAMDMVKQGLTSLQEINRVTFVA
- a CDS encoding GspMb/PilO family protein; this encodes MASTLSPLIWLTQRYVRQLGLPGLIGLAGIILGSAYFVLWQPTQQAALQQLERDLKLGQQQPKKLQATNPAIQGRVLAAALPPIDTLPDWLDAMADVAATTKVTLGKTQYQLSPVNGLPVQRYQLTLTVKGSYLNVRQFMQQLISGIPHVAIDGVALERASITQPTVDATLRLSFFLQGAA